GGCCCGCCTTCGATATCCGCGTTGTATGTCTTGGTCGCTGGGTTCGGCGCTACGCCGGCGTGCAGCTGGGCCTGGGATGGCGCGCCCGCTTCGGAGCGGGAGTACCGCGCATCGCCGGCAACTGCAAGGACTGCTTCATCCCATTCCTCATAGCCTGCCTCGGTTATCTCTTCTTCGATGGCAGGGTCGACTATCACTGCGCCTACCCCTCGGCCTAGCCCGGATTGTTCTGCTTCCTCCGCTACTTTGCGCGCTAGGGATAGATAGTACCCTGCCCGTGGTTCAATGGATTCCTGTGCGCGTTTGAGGGTTTGAGGGGGCGGCGCCACAGTTGAACGAGGTGCAGCTGGGTTGAATATGATCGGCCAGAGGGTCTTGGTCCATGTTTCGGCTTGAGTTGTGTTGAAGGGGGGTGCAAGAGGGATTTTGATGGGGTGAAGTTGAATAGTAGAAGGGGGTGGAGGATCGGAATGTAAAGCTCCGTCTGGAATTTCATTTGTAGTTGGAGGGTCGTTTGTAGCGGCCGGTGCCGTGGCTGGCGCAAATGGAGCGAGCAGAGCCTGGAGTGTGGTAAAATCAGGCAATGGTGGTGATATGAGGACGAAAATCGTTTGAACCGGGGATGCTAAAGGAACGCTCCGGTTTTCAATCGCTGCTTTCAGCGGCGGTGGAAGTGATTCTCTTTTGGCAAAGCGACGGAGGTGGGACAGTGGAAGGGAAGCGTCTCTGGGAAAAGCCGCGTCGAGAGCTCTAATGAAGGAATTTATTAATTTGATGTTAGAACTGGCAAATCATTCATATTTGTAGCTTACTTGATCACTTTAGATGCAGACTTCACATTGACTTCTGCGACAAAGGCATCGGCTATTTTTTGGTTAATCATGATGTCGCAAGAGGGCGATTTTGCCGGTCATACCGAACTCTTCTTGAGGCCTTGTCTCTTGGACTGTTCGAATGGGAACTACTTTCCCACCGAGGGGCTTGAGGCCTCTGATTGTCTTTTCGACACTCATCCTAGCTATCAAATGACACTCAGTCAGGCGCGGGGTGAGATAGATTGTGTCAAGATGGGTTGACGATGTGCAACCAATGTCATAGCCTAAAAGAGGTTGTAAATGACACGGCTTTGTAATTGAGCACCCATGCCACAATTTCTGCCATCGACTTGATCAACTCGGAGAAAGAGAAAGTATTCAAATGAGGACTTGAAGAAAAGATAGAAGCTATACAAAGTTAGGAAGCAAACAGTACAAACTTTGTCCAGGTTTGGCGCTAGGCcgttttgggggggggtttaaAGTCTGCATGGTTTCAGATGCTTCGGAGGAGGAGAGAGTCTCCGAATGAACAGTTATTGTTGATCAATATATGAGATGGGAATATAGGCCGTGGAAGGGGATTGGAACATACATGAATGATAATTGCTACATCTGCACCTCGCCTCAACCCTAGAATGTACAAAAAAAGCAAGGACCACATGACTAACCGCATACTTGGCGATGTAACTAGTCATGTTACATCTCGGCCTTTTTCACCGCTCACATGCATGTGCTATATCTGACACCGATAACGAGAAAAGGTCCAACTTGACATCGGACGACTATTTTTAGACCTCTATAAATATGTATATATAGAGAGCAGATCTACAATTTCAATGGCTCAGAGTATGAGTGGGTATTGGAGATTTATATGGTTCTTGTAAAACAATTAAGACGATGGGTGATTTGATCGTAAATGTCGCCTCATCATCCCACGAGACATTAAACGCCAATTGCCCCGTGGAAAAAACGCTGAAAGGATGAGAAACAAGGTATTGCCCATCGACCCTTTGGTATATGCTGTGAGATACATCTCTGTTCTAAAGagccatttctgatgctGGTGCTCCTCGATGTTAGATCGAAAACAATGGTGCATCGAGATCTGACACTATCACCACCCCAATGCAAGTGGTATGTACTAAATCACACCGCCAGAGAATTGGCGGGTGAAAAGGAGAAGAGTCCACTCATCCATGGCTGACTCGAGACCGGCCCGAGTGGTCCAGGGCAGAACGTGATTTGCGTAATTTGTGCAGATTTCGCATCGGCGGCGTAATTGGGCATAGTGGTCCATCGTTTATGTTGGAACAGGACAGGCTGCTGGAGCAATACCCGTTACCCCGGCTTTAGCACTGCCATTTTGGCAGACGCCTTCAATTTCAAACCCGTCGCATCGATCGACAAGACTTTGATAATAGTCTACCAGCACTTCCGGTTGGGGAACAATGCGCCATTCGACTCGGAACAAGAAATCTAGTTCGAGCATGGCTAACTCCGTCATACCAATTCCACCGACTCGTGCGTACGTCTTGTTGGTCCAAAAGCTGTCGCTGAGTCCCTTGCTGGCGACTGTGGCGCTAGTGATCAGGAACCGATGGATGGTCAGACTGGAAACGGTGAAGGCGGGGTACAGTGCGCAGAGTCGATCGATATAGTAAACCATGCTGAGGAGGATAGGGGGTGAGAGAGTGGCGTGGGTCGTCAACCGCTGTAAATAATCTTGAACGGAGATTCGAGGCGGAGAGCGCGAGTGAAAGCGAGTCAGACGACCCTGGTGCAGCGGGATTTTGTCGTTGAATCGGATCAGCTCCATAAGCATGCTGGAGATCAGCACGACCATGTCACGGGGGTCCGCCAGTTCGTATTGCGTGGGCAACATCTTAACATCTGGTTTGGAGGGGCGCAGGCGCTTAGACTGCGATCTCTCCAAATCTTCGCCATCGTATTCCGCCGGCGTCGCGTCCGATGCGTGATGGTCCCGTTGGCTGTTGCGCTTATTGGAACCGGAGGAAGGGGCGGGCATCGAGGAAGCGGGGGATGAAGTCGGTGGATTTGTAGACGTGGCGGTCGTTGGGCTGGTTGCAGTCACagcggaagaagaagtcaatTGGGGGGTCGAAGCCAAGGCCGAATTGTTGACCAGGGTCTTCAGAGTGTCGGTGGATGAAGATGCGCGCCTATGTTGAAGATCCCCTGAAGTTTCAGGAGAGGAAGGATCGACAGTATGTCGATTCAAGGCTGACCGGAGTTCGTCAATGGCCAAACGTGAGGATCGAGGACTattgaattgtggagcacCAGTCGGCTCATAGTGTGAATGGGAGTGCGATCCCGAAGTAGAAGGAAGCGGAGAGCGTAACGCAGCCGTAGAAGGCGAGGGCGAAGACGCCAACATGGTTTTAGGGTGTGACTAGGTTGTTGAGGAATGCTGGGAATCTGAGCATTCACAGTGCAAGGTGAGACCACGTGGGCGCACAGTCAGGGCGCGCTGTGGATGGCGTGAGTGCACGGCcgtcctcatcctcgagaGGCTTAAAGGCTCAGAGGGAATTCAAAAGAGGGTTGTAGCAAGTACTGAAAAAGGAAAGAGTGGGTGTGGCTAGAGGAATAATAATCCGAATGATCTTGGACGAGAGAACAAGAAGGGGGCGAAAGCCGGTTGAAAATCTTGTTCTTTGAAAGTTCGTCAGTGAGGTAATTACATCCATGCTGTCAGTGGCTGGCTGCTTCCGGTTACTGTACTGTTACAGTATGgtgttttttgttttctttactattctttttttttttttttggctttgcTACTAGATCATTTGTTATTTCTAGGCTGTTACTTAGGACTTTATAGTGGGTGGTGTTAATTTAATCAATATCTGCCATCCGCTCAAACAACCCTCACTGTTGTATAGCACTCTAACTACTACAATCTAATATTTGATGTGAAAGAATCTACCGGGAAGAGGAAGCGGGGGTAAACTAGGTACGGTACCCTAGCTGATTTAGGTTAAAGTGCCAAGAGAAATCAAGTATAATTTGTTGTACTTCGTACTTGTCTTAGAGTATTGAAGtattatgttgtacatgaaATACATGCATAGCAATTCATATGTTGTAATTGGATTCACTTAGTTGCCCTGGTAATTTATTGATTCCCCGGACCCCGGATCAGCGGTAATACAGGAGTTGCTGCAGTGTTACACACAGATGAGAACAATTGCCAGGGATCACATTACAAACGCTACATTTAATATAGATCTCATCATAGGGCATGGGGCACTGCACAAGTAAATTGTGATTAGTATTCATACACTATTGCCCAGGCGATACCCTTGTAAACTTGAAAATGCTCTTCTTATGGAAAGGCAAAAAATCCTGGAATCCATCCTAATAGGTGACATTAGACTCCAGATGATGTCCCCGGCAAAGGCTGTTTTAATGGCGGCAGATCTTCCAATAGAAGCAATTAGCGTGGTCAAGTTCCGTAGCAAACTGTATACAAACGTCAGGTTGAGTGCCGCTCGTTCATTAATCCGGGGCCACTTTTGGGGAGCGGTGGGAGGTGGCAGAACTGAAGTGCGGAGTATCTCTAGGCCCGGCTCTACAGTTCCGGTCAGGTATCATAACTATCCACGTTGTACATCCAGGTCCACACAATCTTCACATTGACGGAGATACTTTCCTCTATATCATTCTAATCTCTTTACCAATTCCTGAATTCAACGAAGTGAAACGTCGAGAACCTCCCGCTGGGAGGGGGTGATCGCCAGATGATGACGCGAGCTGCCGCACCGCCGATTCTGCTGCAGCTACAGAGCGCCGATTCGGCCTCCTCTCAAATTACAGCTTTGTGCGCTTTAAAGAATGAACTGATTGGACATGACCAGCGCAAGGAAACCTACGTTGTCGAGGGAATCATACCAGCTTTAGCACGGGTGCTGACCTCGAGATGGCCGGGAACGGCCGAGTTTAATGAATCGAGATTGCCTCAAGGCCGGTCTATGTCAAAAGCCCCCGAAGATTATGAAGCATGCCTTCAAACAACTCTCATTGTTGGGAGTTTGGCACAAGGTACGTGAAGACCAGATCCATGTACCAATAAACCAAGACAGACATTGACCGTACTGAGCAGGCGGTCCAACGTTTCTCACCCCACTATTCGCCAGCAATATCCCCCAAACTTTACTTTCAATATTTTCGTCTCCGGACTGCCCAGATTCATTCTATCTTCCCATTCTACGACTCCTGAACACAATTGCAGATCGGATCCCGTTGCAAAGCCAGGAACAATGGCCTCGGGACACGCAGTTTGCGGATCTTGTTTTTGCTTCCGCAAACATGACTTCTCTTAGACGTATAATCTCGCAGGAGTACAAGAATATGCGCAGCCAGGTCACGATTGAGCTGGCAGCCGCCTTGATCGGCAAGCTCTGTACGGAGGAATCCCACAAGACTGCGCTAGCAGAATCCGGGGTATTAGATGCTTTGGCGCTCAAGATTGCCTCATTTGTTGTGGCCATGGGATTTGTTTTGCCTGGCGCGGAAGATCGCCTTCAAGAACCTGGCACATTGGAGGATCTGCCGCTTCCGGCCCCCGAATCCGCCCAGCTAGCACCGATTCTACGTGCAGTTGCCGTCATCATTGAACAGTCAAAATGGAGGGCAGAGCACTTTCTGTCATCACCTGGAATTGTGACGGTGTTTCCAAAACAACTCGCTGGGTTTGCTCCATCAGACATCAAGAAAGGTCCGTGGGGATCCACATATCTGTCGGGCTCCGCAGTACCCCGTCATCTTGGCTCCAACCCCATAGAGCAGCTTTTACCGTCGGTTCCTCTGGCACACACAAAGTCATCATCTCGTTCTGCCAATTTCCCACCTCTGGGACACGGGGGCTCCCAGCGCCGACACAGCCATTCTAACCACACGCCTTTTTTATTGGTTGACACTCCTGTCCCAGAAGAGGACGAGAATTCGATTGTTCCATGGCTGATCTGCATTCTCCGCTCAGAGAACGGCATGATACGGTTGATGTCCGCCCGTCTAGTCACGGCCCTCTTCCGGTTAGGATTGGCGAAGAAACATCGCGTCCCGATGTTCAGTTATTTGTTAATCCCCATCTTGATTCGTATGCTTGAAAAGAACGTCATACTGCCAGATGGAGAAGGCGCAATTCATGATGGGCTACTCTCGTCGACCCTACGCTTAAAAGAAGAGGCGCCTGCCGTATTAGCCAACTTGGTCATGGACGACCAGGAACTGCAGAGACATGCAGTAGAAGCCAATGCGCTAAAGCGACTTTCACAACTTCTCAAGGAGACTTACAATCCAATCACGGAGACATCCCGGCCGATGTGGCACGCATGGGATAGCCCACCTCGGGATTTCGAGTCTCTTTCACCAGAGTGCCGCCTCGGGCCTTCCGGCTACTCTCCGACCCTTTGCCATGTAATGCGTTACCGAGAGAACATCTTGAAGGCTTTAGCAGCACTCGTCCCCTTCAAGGACGAGTACCGCAAGGCGATTTGCGAACATGGCGTAGTCCCTTACATCATTGACGCTCTCAAACCAAGGCCTAGTGATGCGCTGGCTGATGCTACAACACCTAGAAATACTGCAGAGGATGGAAATCCGATTCCGACAATTCTGGCTGCTTGTGGTACAGCTCGGATGTTGACTAGATCCGTGAGCGTGCTAAGAACTAGTCTTATTGATGCTGGTGTAGCCAAACCACTGTTTGTCCTTCTTCGCCATTCTGATCTCGAGGTGCAAATTGCAGCAACGGCTGCGATTTGTAACTTGGCTTTGGACTTCAGCCCCATGAAAGAGGTTTGTTGATGTCTATCTTTCGCTCGTCAACTATGCAGCTAACACAAGTTTCTCAGGCAATCATTTCCCACAATATCATCCCCATCCTTTGTGAACATGCTCATTCTTCCAACACCAAATTACAGATTGAATCGCTCTGGGCTCTCAAGCATATGATTTATGACACCGCAAATGACATCAGAATGAACATAATCGAGACCTTGGGCCCTGAATGGATTATGGAGGTCATCTCCCAGGATCCGGTTCGCGCAGTAGCTCGACGGGGGATTGAAGGGGAGATGGATCAAAGTCCTGGGTTTGTCATGGGTCGATCCAACTCGGCTGGCGAACAGGTCGATATTCTGAATCCCATGGACAACGTAACGGAGTGGGACGAGGACCTCAAGATGATGGATACTATGCCTCCCTCCAAAATGAGTCTGGATATGTTCCTTCCTGATGCAAGACGTAGACGCAAACTCGTTCTGCACGGAACCCTGGCTCAAACCACACAGTCTCGACGGGATGATATTGCAGTCCAGGAGCAGACTTTCGACTTATTGCGCAACATGATCTGTGGTCGGGATGCACCTGACATGATTGACTATCTCTTCAGAGAGCTTGGTCAAAATGATTTCCTCGATACCATTGCAGATACACTGCGACCACGTACCATCCAACTGCCTCACCGTCGGGACTCCAGCAGCCAGTCCCTCCACGTCCCTAATGAGATCATCAACGCAGCTGCCGCTCTTGTTATCCACTTGGCGGCCGGGCATCCACGCCAACGGCGCATTGTCACATTCCACCGTGACTTGTTGCGGTCTCTGGGCAACTACTTCAATCATTCCCACAAAGACATTCGGTCGAACTGTGTCTGGGTAGTGATCAACCTCATCTACGAAGAAGATCAGAGTGATCATGAAGGTTGTCGGGAGCGGGCAGTGAGACTTCGTTCTCTTGGGTTTGCGGAACGGCTGGCTAGCCTCGAGGATGACGCGGAGTTAGACATAAGGGAGCGCACGAAGACTGCACTGCATTTGCTGAACAAAATGTCTCCCGCATAGTTGATATCTTTGTTATGGTTAGAGTTACCCGTGGACGTTCTGGATGAATCGGAGTACTGTGGGAAAATGTGGACAATTCTTTCTTACTGTGACGAGCTCATCTCAATATCGTAAATGAGCATAAAATCTATTAAAATTCGTGGATATGTACCCGAAAGCTATAAGTATGTCATCTATGGGCTTGGTGGTAAGAGCTCCATTATGTGAAGAGAATCATCCATAGCCTTTTGCAATCAGGTCTAATAACATCTCTGCGGCTAGTTCAATATCTGTTGAAACGAAGCTGCTCTTCCTAACAACAGAAATCTAATAACAATGTCTAAACTGCATACTACGCCCGTGCCCCTCGATCTGAACACTGGCCGGCGCAGATTCGGATTCCCTGTGCCGATATTCTGTGGCAATACCAAGCAGCCGAACCAGGTTTGTGATAGCTGGGCTGAGTTCTATGCGAACGAACGGCTGCTTGCGATCCTAGCGACAATTGAAGAGCGCAGTGACCCAGATACTGGGCTACGTGAGGCGGTTGAGAAGATGGCGCATCAATTTGTGCCTCGACTGCTTGGGGGCTGGTCATTTAGTGTATACTTCCAGTGGCGAGGGGAAGGATATTGTGCCTTTTGCTGTTCAAGGGGATTTGTCGAGTGGGAATGCTGATTGGGGTCGGACCATTGGCTCGGGTGGCGATGAGATACCTGAAGATGTGGTGTATGATCCATCAGCTTGCTATGGACATAATGAGTATAATCTGATGATACATCTGTTTGGATCTCGGTCCTTTGACCAGTATCACTGGATTGTGCCGAAGACTGAACCCGTGGCAGAGTATGCTGATCGGGTGGAATTGTATGAATTGTGagtctcttttcttcttgtcttttttttttcatgacAAGTTTACATCACCATCTGAATCATTACGCGATTTTTGGTGGAGAGTATCAATCCGGTGCTATGTCAATTATTCACAAGTTGACCAGGAAGCATGGAAAAGACTAGAATCTATCTACTATTCGAATTTCCCATCTCTCTTATTTATATCCCCTCGAAATTGAGACAATATATCTCGCTAGAGACACTACTTGGGATATGATGTCACACTAATATCCACATTTTGTCCAACTTCAACCTCTTCCTTGCACTTTTTCAATTTTCCCTTCAAAACACCAAATTACATTGTACAATGCCGGCCCAATCTGATTCTAGCCTCTATCACGAGGCTAGTGGCCCGGCCAAGGCGCTGGTCGATCGGCATCGCGCTGAACAGCCATTAAAGCTGTATGCGGGGTGGTTCTGCCCGTATGTCTACGACCCCTTGTACAGAAATCAAACGACTGCTAACTAGGTACACAGCTTTGGTATGCACTCATTCACTCGTATATAAATAAAATATTAACCAAACACAGTCCAACGAGTCTGGCTCGCCcttgaagagaaaaagatccCATACGAATACATCGAGGTCAACCCATACAACAAGCCAGAGTCGCTACTCACACTGAATCCCCGAGGCCTAGTCCCTACACTATCAACGCCAGCAGATCCACATCCACGGCCACTGTATGAATCTACTGTCATCTTGGAGTATTTGGAAGAAGCATACCCAGACCACCAACCCCGCTTACTACCAGAGGATGCCTACGAGCGTGCCCGGTCACGCATCTGGATTGACTATGTGACATCTCGAATAATTCCATCTTTCCACCGTTTCCTGCAATACCAGTCTGCAGATGGCAGTGGGCAGAACGTAGATGCGGGGTTGGATCAGGCTCGGCAAGAGTTCTTGAGTCACCTGAAAGCTTGGGCTAAGGAGATGCACACCGAGGAACCTTTCTTCCTTGGTGAGGAGATTAGTCTGCCGGATCTAGTGCTGGCCCCGTGGGCGGGACGACTTTGGGTGTTTGATGAGTTCAAGAGTGGTGGATTAGGGATTCCGAGGGAGGGGGAAGGGGGCTCGGATGAGGTGATTTGGAGTCGGTGGAGGACGTGGCTAGCTGCTATCAAACGCAGACAGAGTATGAAGGAGACCACCAGTGATCTTGCGCATTACCTTCCCATGTACAAGACATATGCCGATAACACAGCTCAAAGTGAGTTGGCTAAAGCGACACGGGCTGGTCGAGGTGTTCCTTAAGGGATTTGTGAGACCATCTCTTGTTATTCATATATCTCAAGCATGATCACTACTATTTTAAATTACACATCCGTCTCCGGGAAATAAAGCATCATGATACGCAGGTACatgtatacaacatacatccaCTTCGGAGTGCGGGatatttttgattttccgaCAGGCCTACACGTGATTGGAAGTTCTTGGTACAACACGTGATCGAGATATCAATCCAGTCACTTGTTGCGCGTCTTCATCTTGCAACTTCCAAATACATTGCTTGAAATTGCCGTCCTCTGAGGAAATACAAGAGACTGCCATGGCACGAAATACGAGGGATGATTCTCCCCGCGGAAGCTCAACGCTAGAATATGCCCTGTCACCCCCAGCCATCCACCCGTCTTTTATACAGGTGGCCAATCCATACATATTCGAACAGACAATTGAAAATTGCATCGAGGCGATGAGTGTTAATCCACTTCGCGAAACTTCAGTGCGTCTTCAGGGCGTGGCGTGGATCGACAGCGTGCGGAGAGCCCTCAACCTGTAAGGTGACTCCAAGCCAAGCTAAATGCATCAGGGCTAACTGGAAACCCAGTCCCATTCGTACGTTTGACACAGCAGTGGGATACTATCACCGATTTCGATTGGTGCACCCCGACAATGAGTATAATTGGACTGTAAGTTCTCTCGGAAGTCCCTCAAGCAGATCAGCCCTAACCCAGGATACAGGATGCTGCGGCTGCGGCTCTATTTACAGCATGCAAGATCGAAGATACGCTCAAAAAGTCGCGAGACATTGTCTGCGCAGCATACAACTTGAAAGTGGCGCCCTCGGAGCACTTATCTGCTGATGATCCCGTAAGTCAAGATGCCAGATAAAACAAGACAGAGGATTAACGCTTATCATGAGATGTTTGAATCCAATGCGCGTGGCATCATAGGTCTTGAACGACTGATGTTAGAGGCCTCTGGGTTTGACTTTCGAACCCGGCATCCCCACAAGACCCTCATGAAGCTTGGTCGGCATTATGGACTACCACAAAACTCTGAAGTATCCAATCTTGCCTACCGCATTTCGTCGGATCTTTATCGCACATTCGCCCCCATCAAACAAAATTCCTCGACGATGGCGTTTAGCTGCCTTGAGCTTGCAGGACGACTCTTGGATCAACGCGTCGAACAAGTGGAGTCTGGGCTAGACTATGCGCAGTGGAGCACCAGCCGAGCAGAAATCATGGGTAAGCATTGTTACTGCATTCCCATTCACACTCACCAAGAGAATGCCAAATAATAACAACCGTTCAGAAACCCTCTTCGACCTCCTAGAACTCTACACCCACCACCGCGCACTAACCGCTGTCGGCTCGGAATTCCCCGCAGACCGGTTCCTAACAGTCCGCATTCCGCTCAACCAAGAAGCCAGCAAATATAACATCCCGCGCTACCAGCCGTGGGTTGGCCAGCCACCCAGGCCATCTAACGGCACAGGCGCCAACTACCAAGATACTCCACGACCTGCTCATCCCTTAACACCGATTGCCGCGAACGGGGACCGCCAGAGGACAGGTGAGCGAGGCCGGGACGCTGCCGTGCGATTCATGCTTGATCCCGCATGTGCGGATGAGGAGAGACGACAGGTTGCGGAGTACTTCAAGGTCGAAGTGGAAGAATATGAAGTCGACGATTAAGACATGGTTCTTGCTGTTTGTGTTCCTACCACCTGAGATGCCTCATGTGGCGATGCGCAGCTAAGATAAGGTCTTGCTTTGTTCCCATTGATCGATCATATCATAGCGGCTTTGGGAATGAGCTAGGATGGGGGCTCCATATACTATATCCTATCTTGATTGCAACTGAACAATGCTCCGGTCACGGCGACTCTAAAGCTCGGAGAACTCTTGTTGGGAGACGCCGGCATCCTTTCCAAGCTCCGATGAGGCCTTTGTCTGCATTTTTCTGGACAAATGGGCGAAACGTTTGGTTTCTTGCTCTACACTTTCGGAACTGAGTTGTCTCGGATACGAGAGACTCACATTCTCGAACGTTCTCATCTTATAATCCACATTTCCCACGATTTACCGATACCCCAGACATCTATGACCAGTGACGATAGATACAATGAAAGAACCATCCAATATTGATAATCAGTCTCTCTTTGTAGGACAACAACGTGTTTGATTTTCTACCAATCCATTCTCAAGGGTCAAGGAGCAAATAATAGAGTaaaacc
Above is a window of Penicillium digitatum chromosome 2, complete sequence DNA encoding:
- a CDS encoding TRNA-specific adenosine-34 deaminase subunit Tad3, putative, coding for MSVEKTIRGLKPLGGKVVPIRTVQETRPQEEFADAFVAEVNVKSASKVIKALDAAFPRDASLPLSHLRRFAKRESLPPPLKAAIENRSVPLASPVQTIFVLISPPLPDFTTLQALLAPFAPATAPAATNDPPTTNEIPDGALHSDPPPPSTIQLHPIKIPLAPPFNTTQAETWTKTLWPIIFNPAAPRSTVAPPPQTLKRAQESIEPRAGYYLSLARKVAEEAEQSGLGRGVGAVIVDPAIEEEITEAGYEEWDEAVLAVAGDARYSRSEAGAPSQAQLHAGVAPNPATKTYNADIEGGPELHALMRGVELISRWRREQERLDDVSASTATADPSTPELRQPELSAFESYFLYRRRPGTSTSISNSPPLPSSPLKRKHEVPNPESDLAIDPSTDPSQYQLHNPPLPAPPPSTVVLADSSTPVTTPAAPRIRTRSQGGYLCTDLDVYLSHEPCLCCSMGMLLSRFRSVIFPRRGRLETGGLSSEPVVGPVADQPDHAAKSDASADNGQNERGYYGLHWRKELNWRALGFEFVEDGDGDAEVKSEAEKLVFHA
- a CDS encoding Cyclin-related 2 — encoded protein: MLASSPSPSTAALRSPLPSTSGSHSHSHYEPTGAPQFNSPRSSRLAIDELRSALNRHTVDPSSPETSGDLQHRRASSSTDTLKTLVNNSALASTPQLTSSSAVTATSPTTATSTNPPTSSPASSMPAPSSGSNKRNSQRDHHASDATPAEYDGEDLERSQSKRLRPSKPDVKMLPTQYELADPRDMVVLISSMLMELIRFNDKIPLHQGRLTRFHSRSPPRISVQDYLQRLTTHATLSPPILLSMVYYIDRLCALYPAFTVSSLTIHRFLITSATVASKGLSDSFWTNKTYARVGGIGMTELAMLELDFLFRVEWRIVPQPEVLVDYYQSLVDRCDGFEIEGVCQNGSAKAGVTGIAPAACPVPT
- a CDS encoding Armadillo repeat protein, with the translated sequence MTRAAAPPILLQLQSADSASSQITALCALKNELIGHDQRKETYVVEGIIPALARVLTSRWPGTAEFNESRLPQGRSMSKAPEDYEACLQTTLIVGSLAQGGPTFLTPLFASNIPQTLLSIFSSPDCPDSFYLPILRLLNTIADRIPLQSQEQWPRDTQFADLVFASANMTSLRRIISQEYKNMRSQVTIELAAALIGKLCTEESHKTALAESGVLDALALKIASFVVAMGFVLPGAEDRLQEPGTLEDLPLPAPESAQLAPILRAVAVIIEQSKWRAEHFLSSPGIVTVFPKQLAGFAPSDIKKGPWGSTYLSGSAVPRHLGSNPIEQLLPSVPLAHTKSSSRSANFPPLGHGGSQRRHSHSNHTPFLLVDTPVPEEDENSIVPWLICILRSENGMIRLMSARLVTALFRLGLAKKHRVPMFSYLLIPILIRMLEKNVILPDGEGAIHDGLLSSTLRLKEEAPAVLANLVMDDQELQRHAVEANALKRLSQLLKETYNPITETSRPMWHAWDSPPRDFESLSPECRLGPSGYSPTLCHVMRYRENILKALAALVPFKDEYRKAICEHGVVPYIIDALKPRPSDALADATTPRNTAEDGNPIPTILAACGTARMLTRSVSVLRTSLIDAGVAKPLFVLLRHSDLEVQIAATAAICNLALDFSPMKEAIISHNIIPILCEHAHSSNTKLQIESLWALKHMIYDTANDIRMNIIETLGPEWIMEVISQDPVRAVARRGIEGEMDQSPGFVMGRSNSAGEQVDILNPMDNVTEWDEDLKMMDTMPPSKMSLDMFLPDARRRRKLVLHGTLAQTTQSRRDDIAVQEQTFDLLRNMICGRDAPDMIDYLFRELGQNDFLDTIADTLRPRTIQLPHRRDSSSQSLHVPNEIINAAAALVIHLAAGHPRQRRIVTFHRDLLRSLGNYFNHSHKDIRSNCVWVVINLIYEEDQSDHEGCRERAVRLRSLGFAERLASLEDDAELDIRERTKTALHLLNKMSPA
- a CDS encoding Fructosamine-3-kinase, putative, with protein sequence MSKLHTTPVPLDLNTGRRRFGFPVPIFCGNTKQPNQVCDSWAEFYANERLLAILATIEERSDPDTGLLYTSSGEGKDIVPFAVQGDLSSGNADWGRTIGSGGDEIPEDVVYDPSACYGHNEYNLMIHLFGSRSFDQYHWIVPKTEPVAEYADRVELYEL
- a CDS encoding Cyclin, putative codes for the protein MPAQSDSSLYHEASGPAKALVDRHRAEQPLKLYAGWFCPFVQRVWLALEEKKIPYEYIEVNPYNKPESLLTLNPRGLVPTLSTPADPHPRPLYESTVILEYLEEAYPDHQPRLLPEDAYERARSRIWIDYVTSRIIPSFHRFLQYQSADGSGQNVDAGLDQARQEFLSHLKAWAKEMHTEEPFFLGEEISLPDLVLAPWAGRLWVFDEFKSGGLGIPREGEGGSDEVIWSRWRTWLAAIKRRQSMKETTSDLAHYLPMYKTYADNTAQSELAKATRAGRGVP
- a CDS encoding Cyclin-like produces the protein MARNTRDDSPRGSSTLEYALSPPAIHPSFIQVANPYIFEQTIENCIEAMSVNPLRETSVRLQGVAWIDSVRRALNLPIRTFDTAVGYYHRFRLVHPDNEYNWTDAAAAALFTACKIEDTLKKSRDIVCAAYNLKVAPSEHLSADDPMFESNARGIIGLERLMLEASGFDFRTRHPHKTLMKLGRHYGLPQNSEVSNLAYRISSDLYRTFAPIKQNSSTMAFSCLELAGRLLDQRVEQVESGLDYAQWSTSRAEIMETLFDLLELYTHHRALTAVGSEFPADRFLTVRIPLNQEASKYNIPRYQPWVGQPPRPSNGTGANYQDTPRPAHPLTPIAANGDRQRTGERGRDAAVRFMLDPACADEERRQVAEYFKVEVEEYEVDD